A window of the Cystobacter fuscus genome harbors these coding sequences:
- the gspC gene encoding type II secretion system protein GspC gives MELLFRKYFWTVNLVFILLVALLAAKTVNLFVESALTPLPSGEVAARQKARPTEMLASLDIRRMSELTGVKIPEPDPVVAEPTQPVADPNAAPVKSNLRVKLLGTLVASDKLWSVASIQDMNNQRSYTYMVGDTIESSSAQVIDIERLRVIVLNNGRKEYIDGQPGDGAVATYTPPPLPTNTPVQTPNAGLGNGIRATGENDYEIPRTEIDRTLANLNDVAMQARIVPAFKDGQAQGFKLFSIRPDSIYSKIGVQNGDVIKRINGFELNSPEKALEVYTKLKEASRIEIELERNGSSIRKNYTIR, from the coding sequence ATGGAACTCCTCTTCCGCAAGTACTTCTGGACGGTGAACCTGGTGTTCATCCTGCTCGTCGCGCTGCTGGCGGCGAAGACGGTGAACCTGTTCGTCGAGTCGGCCCTGACGCCCCTGCCCTCGGGTGAGGTGGCGGCACGGCAGAAGGCCCGGCCCACCGAGATGCTGGCCTCGTTGGACATCCGGCGCATGTCGGAGCTGACGGGCGTGAAGATTCCCGAGCCCGACCCCGTGGTGGCCGAGCCCACCCAGCCCGTGGCGGATCCCAACGCCGCGCCCGTCAAGAGCAACCTGCGGGTGAAGCTGCTGGGCACGCTGGTGGCCAGCGACAAGCTGTGGAGCGTGGCGTCCATCCAGGACATGAACAACCAGCGCTCCTACACCTATATGGTGGGTGACACCATCGAGAGCAGCAGCGCCCAGGTCATCGACATCGAGCGGCTGCGCGTCATCGTCCTCAACAACGGGCGCAAGGAGTACATCGACGGCCAGCCGGGCGATGGCGCCGTGGCCACGTACACGCCGCCGCCGCTGCCCACCAACACGCCCGTGCAGACGCCCAACGCCGGCCTCGGCAACGGCATCCGCGCCACCGGCGAGAACGACTACGAGATTCCCCGCACGGAGATCGATCGCACGCTGGCCAACCTCAACGACGTGGCCATGCAGGCGCGCATCGTGCCGGCCTTCAAGGACGGTCAGGCGCAGGGCTTCAAGCTCTTCTCCATCCGCCCCGACTCCATCTACTCGAAGATTGGCGTCCAGAACGGCGACGTCATCAAGCGCATCAACGGCTTCGAACTCAACAGCCCGGAGAAGGCCCTCGAGGTCTACACCAAGCTGAAGGAAGCCTCGCGGATCGAAATCGAGCTGGAGCGCAACGGCTCGAGCATCCGCAAGAACTACACCATTCGCTAA
- a CDS encoding sigma-54-dependent transcriptional regulator translates to MTTPPAPTVLIVDDDRANLDSVARIFQREGLETLTASQGAEALERLRRPEVSVMVTDLMMPGMDGQELLKAARTIRPDVEVVLMTAYGTVETAVAAMKDGAYDFITKPLKRHALVKAVQKALEKHDLAAENRVLKAKLAEMSGPGGRAMVGQSPAFRAMMDTLRQAAPSTATVLLLGESGTGKELAARALHEQSQRAKGPFVAINCGALPESILEAELFGVERGAFTGAVSRREGRFERAHGGTLFLDEVGEMPLSAQVKLLRVLQEGELERLGGTQTVRVDVRIVAATNKDLVREVAEGRFREDLYYRLHVVEVRVPALASRREDIPLLADAFLRRFASKNGKVLRGFSPDALSALENYAWPGNVRELEHAVERAVVLARGDILEVGDLPETVRKGPVGSAGQLVIPIGTPMEEIERRVIHETLRHTKGDKTLAARLLGIAARTIYRKLEREASGSPSTGDGPGPLPDE, encoded by the coding sequence ATGACGACCCCTCCCGCCCCCACCGTTTTGATCGTCGATGACGACCGGGCCAACCTGGACTCCGTCGCGCGCATCTTCCAGCGCGAGGGACTGGAGACGCTCACCGCCAGCCAGGGCGCCGAGGCGCTCGAGCGGCTGCGCCGGCCCGAGGTGAGCGTCATGGTGACGGACTTGATGATGCCCGGCATGGACGGGCAGGAGCTGCTCAAGGCCGCGCGCACCATCCGCCCGGACGTGGAGGTGGTGTTGATGACGGCCTACGGCACGGTGGAGACGGCGGTGGCCGCCATGAAGGACGGCGCCTACGACTTCATCACCAAGCCGCTCAAGCGCCATGCCCTGGTGAAGGCGGTGCAGAAGGCGCTGGAGAAGCACGACCTGGCGGCGGAGAACCGCGTCCTCAAGGCGAAGCTCGCGGAGATGAGCGGCCCCGGCGGACGCGCCATGGTGGGCCAGTCCCCCGCGTTCCGGGCGATGATGGACACCCTGCGCCAGGCGGCCCCCTCCACCGCCACCGTGCTCCTGCTGGGCGAGTCCGGCACCGGCAAGGAGCTGGCGGCGCGGGCGCTCCACGAGCAGTCCCAGCGCGCCAAGGGCCCCTTCGTCGCCATCAACTGCGGCGCCCTGCCCGAGAGCATCCTCGAGGCGGAGCTGTTCGGCGTGGAGCGCGGTGCCTTCACCGGCGCGGTGAGCCGCCGCGAGGGCCGCTTCGAGCGCGCCCACGGGGGCACCCTCTTCCTCGACGAGGTGGGGGAGATGCCCTTGAGCGCCCAGGTGAAGCTCCTGCGCGTGCTCCAGGAAGGGGAGCTCGAGCGCCTGGGCGGCACGCAGACCGTGCGGGTGGACGTGCGCATCGTGGCCGCCACCAACAAGGACCTGGTGCGCGAGGTGGCCGAGGGGCGCTTCCGCGAGGACCTCTACTACCGCCTGCACGTGGTGGAGGTGCGCGTGCCGGCGCTCGCCTCGCGCCGCGAGGACATCCCCCTGCTCGCCGACGCCTTCCTGCGCCGCTTCGCGAGCAAGAACGGCAAGGTGCTCCGGGGCTTCTCCCCCGATGCCCTCTCCGCCCTGGAGAACTACGCCTGGCCGGGCAACGTGCGCGAGCTGGAGCACGCGGTGGAGCGCGCCGTGGTGCTCGCCCGCGGCGACATCCTCGAGGTGGGCGACCTGCCGGAGACGGTGCGCAAGGGCCCCGTGGGCTCCGCCGGACAACTCGTCATCCCCATCGGCACCCCCATGGAGGAGATCGAGCGCCGGGTCATCCACGAGACCCTGCGGCACACCAAGGGCGACAAGACCCTCGCCGCCCGCCTGCTGGGCATCGCCGCGCGCACCATCTACCGCAAGCTCGAGCGCGAGGCCTCCGGCAGCCCCTCCACCGGCGACGGTCCCGGCCCGCTCCCGGACGAGTGA
- a CDS encoding ParB/RepB/Spo0J family partition protein, with the protein MAAKSPRKKTASASTTTRRPRRKKAEPASKGLSPAEVVSEAHAPETELVQGILADGGQVVGLYRDPLGAHTVVFAALPIDKVEPTPYQRDVSEPHVKRLASAMERLDRFLDPIIAIRKEGRYWTPNGNHRLQASKLLGGKAIMALVLPEEDVAYQILALNTEKAHNLKERSLEVIRMHRGLTGARAGREADFAHLFEEPAFLTLGAAYEKRPRFSGGAYHPFIKRAEAFLPLPLAEALAVREARADRLLELDDTVAGVVDALKARGLQSPYLKNFVVARINFLRFKKDGPVEFEPTLTRMISSARKFNLDKVNREDLGRMSGPLLGSEEAE; encoded by the coding sequence ATGGCCGCGAAGTCGCCGCGCAAGAAGACCGCCAGTGCGTCCACCACGACCCGCCGGCCCCGCCGCAAGAAGGCCGAGCCCGCCTCCAAGGGCCTCTCGCCCGCCGAGGTGGTGAGCGAGGCGCACGCCCCCGAGACGGAGCTGGTGCAGGGCATCCTCGCCGACGGCGGCCAGGTGGTCGGCCTCTATCGGGATCCGCTCGGGGCGCACACCGTGGTGTTCGCCGCCCTGCCGATCGACAAGGTGGAGCCCACCCCCTACCAGCGCGACGTGTCCGAGCCCCACGTCAAGCGGCTCGCCTCGGCGATGGAGCGGTTGGACCGGTTCCTGGATCCCATCATCGCCATCCGCAAGGAGGGCCGGTACTGGACGCCCAACGGCAACCACCGGCTCCAGGCCTCCAAGCTGCTGGGAGGCAAGGCCATCATGGCCCTGGTGCTGCCCGAGGAGGACGTGGCCTATCAGATCCTCGCCCTCAACACCGAGAAGGCGCACAACCTCAAGGAGCGCTCCCTGGAGGTCATCCGCATGCACCGGGGCCTCACCGGCGCGCGCGCCGGGCGCGAGGCGGACTTCGCCCACCTCTTCGAGGAGCCCGCCTTCCTCACGCTCGGGGCCGCGTACGAGAAACGGCCGCGCTTCTCCGGCGGCGCCTACCACCCCTTCATCAAGCGCGCCGAGGCCTTCCTCCCCCTGCCCCTGGCCGAGGCGCTCGCGGTGCGCGAGGCGCGCGCGGACCGGCTGCTCGAGCTGGACGACACCGTGGCCGGCGTGGTGGACGCCCTCAAGGCGCGCGGCCTGCAGAGCCCCTACCTCAAGAACTTCGTCGTGGCGCGCATCAACTTCCTGCGCTTCAAGAAGGACGGCCCCGTCGAGTTCGAGCCCACCCTCACCCGGATGATCTCCAGCGCCCGCAAGTTCAACCTGGACAAGGTCAACCGCGAGGACCTCGGCCGCATGAGCGGACCCCTGTTGGGGAGCGAGGAAGCGGAATAG
- a CDS encoding FHA domain-containing protein — translation MPPNRRDPSRHPSTTSARARPPVEENEEVEEQEGDAPPEGDEGSFDEEQAFQEEDDNPDATRAGPPLTLEIIEGPDRGRRKRFQGVRMVIGRGVDCELTLGDQSVSRRHVELVYGGETGVMLRDLVSGNGTRVNDERVEEVRLNHDDVITIGRTSIRFVDELERVRRKRQEEEEAERKEKEEAERLALEEEEARKKAEEEAEAAKKKAEEEAEAAKKKAEEEAAKALPPKPPPRDPLRLMVAGVLVLVLALIGGGVLFFKKDSSEPAPLTPKQLRAQTLLQEARNSFRRGDYAEAVDLAEQADGLVPGMDAENFLAAARKELSIVKAFEEVRALMGSFDFAKARELLTSTPPGTAAKTAEARVKLEDELTKAELAYQVKQVEAALDARDVTTAHMLISRLPADRQPPYLARVAELESVLAQEAVDAELQENNRRAAAARQAQAQREAFVVAALSPVQQRFDAGDYARAVLECDRVIEQYAADKEIRERARLLKKLIPQFARFYEDAQRKVSSNALESAARPLRSAADLYRQIGFKGAVGDTIRGQLVQSSVVAGKAALARNDLPGAAGFFQEAVRINPEDPRARDGQAALQTRLETVYRQAYMQRDRDPERSLETFRMIAELAAEGSVLKIQAEEQLQATAP, via the coding sequence ATGCCTCCCAACCGTCGCGACCCCTCTCGCCATCCGTCCACCACCTCCGCCCGGGCCCGGCCTCCCGTCGAGGAGAACGAGGAGGTGGAGGAGCAGGAGGGGGACGCGCCGCCCGAGGGCGACGAGGGGTCCTTCGACGAGGAGCAGGCCTTCCAGGAGGAGGACGACAATCCGGACGCCACGCGGGCCGGGCCGCCCCTGACGCTGGAGATCATCGAGGGGCCGGATCGGGGCCGGCGCAAGCGCTTCCAGGGCGTGCGCATGGTCATCGGCCGGGGCGTGGACTGCGAGCTGACGCTCGGGGATCAGTCCGTGTCGCGCCGCCACGTGGAGCTGGTGTACGGCGGCGAGACGGGGGTGATGTTGCGCGACCTGGTCAGCGGCAACGGCACCCGGGTGAATGACGAGCGCGTGGAGGAGGTGCGCCTCAACCACGACGACGTCATCACCATTGGCCGCACCAGCATCCGCTTCGTCGACGAGCTGGAGCGCGTCCGGCGCAAGCGCCAGGAGGAAGAGGAGGCCGAGCGCAAGGAGAAGGAGGAGGCCGAGCGCCTGGCGCTCGAGGAGGAGGAGGCCCGGAAGAAGGCCGAGGAGGAGGCGGAAGCGGCGAAGAAGAAGGCCGAGGAGGAGGCGGAAGCGGCGAAGAAGAAGGCCGAGGAGGAAGCGGCCAAGGCGCTCCCCCCGAAGCCGCCCCCGCGCGACCCCTTGCGGCTGATGGTCGCGGGCGTGCTCGTGCTGGTGCTCGCGCTCATTGGCGGCGGGGTGCTCTTCTTCAAGAAGGACTCCTCGGAGCCCGCCCCCCTCACGCCCAAGCAGCTGCGCGCCCAGACCCTGTTGCAGGAGGCGCGCAACTCCTTCCGGCGCGGCGACTACGCGGAGGCGGTGGACCTGGCCGAGCAGGCCGACGGGCTCGTCCCGGGCATGGACGCGGAGAACTTCCTGGCGGCCGCTCGCAAGGAGCTGTCCATCGTGAAGGCCTTCGAGGAGGTGCGCGCGCTCATGGGCTCCTTCGACTTCGCCAAGGCGCGCGAGCTGCTCACGTCGACGCCCCCGGGCACCGCGGCGAAGACCGCGGAGGCGCGGGTGAAGCTCGAGGACGAGCTGACCAAGGCCGAGCTGGCCTACCAGGTGAAGCAGGTGGAGGCCGCGCTGGATGCCCGGGACGTGACCACGGCGCACATGCTCATCTCCCGGTTGCCCGCGGATCGTCAGCCGCCTTACCTGGCCCGGGTGGCGGAGCTGGAGTCGGTGCTCGCCCAGGAGGCCGTGGACGCGGAGCTCCAGGAGAACAACCGTCGGGCCGCCGCCGCCCGTCAGGCCCAGGCCCAGCGCGAGGCGTTCGTCGTCGCCGCCCTCAGCCCCGTGCAGCAGCGCTTCGACGCGGGGGACTACGCGCGCGCGGTGCTCGAGTGTGACCGGGTCATCGAGCAGTACGCGGCCGACAAGGAGATCCGCGAGCGCGCCCGGCTGCTCAAGAAGCTCATCCCCCAGTTCGCCCGCTTCTACGAGGATGCCCAGCGCAAGGTGAGCTCCAACGCGCTGGAGTCCGCGGCGCGCCCCCTGCGCTCGGCGGCGGACCTCTACCGGCAGATCGGCTTCAAGGGCGCCGTGGGGGACACGATCCGCGGTCAGCTCGTGCAGTCCTCGGTGGTCGCGGGCAAGGCGGCCCTGGCGCGCAACGATCTGCCCGGCGCGGCCGGCTTCTTCCAGGAAGCCGTGCGCATCAACCCGGAGGATCCCCGGGCCCGGGACGGACAGGCGGCCCTGCAGACGCGGCTGGAGACCGTCTACCGGCAGGCCTACATGCAGCGGGATCGGGATCCCGAGCGCTCCCTGGAGACGTTCCGGATGATCGCCGAGCTGGCCGCCGAGGGCTCGGTGCTGAAGATCCAGGCCGAGGAGCAACTTCAGGCGACGGCCCCGTAG
- a CDS encoding cyclic nucleotide-binding domain-containing protein: protein MNESSLRELGWDLLEDRQFERALAVFAESVRRVPADHRSRMMAARCLAELGERERAVTVYHACAEGLLRRDYLLSAMAACKLGLELAPQERRLRDTLVRLHARASRSAAGRASVPPPLPPETLYDGKVETDLMGMVGEELSDRAIEVLAAPDPGGSANPADRPPLPLFAELDLEAFIDLVTRMSYRSIKADEVVSAENDSPDRLYVIVAGKAEVTRQVGEEARTLGFLGGGSIFGELSLLTGAPSTATVTAVVDMEVFEVRREHLNAVAKSHPSVPQVLAQFAHKRMERNLIATSPLFQPMPESERAALLQRFDFRALPPGEKVLVEGEHSPGLFLVLAGELVVQKEDPAGGIVRLGVLREGEVAGEISLLTGLRATATVVSARKTAAAFLARAAFHDLVKQYPHIQKYLEQLSDRRLKQIGEALRPAEILDADELLEVDAPGTGSVG, encoded by the coding sequence ATGAACGAGTCATCGTTGCGGGAACTGGGGTGGGATCTGCTGGAGGATCGGCAGTTCGAGCGGGCACTGGCGGTGTTCGCCGAGTCGGTGCGCCGGGTGCCCGCGGATCACCGCTCGCGGATGATGGCGGCGCGCTGCCTGGCGGAGCTGGGCGAGCGCGAGCGCGCCGTCACCGTGTACCACGCGTGCGCCGAGGGCCTGTTGCGGCGCGACTACCTGCTGTCCGCCATGGCGGCGTGCAAGCTGGGACTGGAGCTGGCGCCCCAGGAGCGGCGCCTGCGCGACACGCTGGTGCGGCTGCATGCACGCGCCTCGCGCAGCGCGGCCGGGCGCGCCTCGGTGCCGCCACCGCTGCCGCCCGAGACGCTCTATGACGGCAAGGTGGAGACGGACCTGATGGGCATGGTGGGCGAGGAGCTGAGCGACCGCGCCATCGAGGTGCTCGCCGCGCCGGACCCCGGCGGCAGCGCCAACCCGGCGGACCGGCCCCCCCTGCCGCTCTTCGCCGAGCTGGACCTGGAGGCCTTCATCGACCTGGTCACGCGCATGAGCTACCGCTCCATCAAGGCCGACGAGGTGGTGAGCGCCGAGAACGACAGCCCCGACCGGTTGTACGTCATCGTCGCCGGCAAGGCGGAGGTGACGCGGCAGGTGGGTGAGGAGGCCCGGACGCTGGGCTTCCTCGGGGGCGGCTCCATCTTCGGCGAGCTGTCGCTGCTCACCGGCGCGCCCTCCACGGCCACCGTGACGGCCGTGGTGGACATGGAGGTCTTCGAGGTGCGCCGCGAGCACCTCAACGCGGTGGCCAAGAGCCACCCCTCGGTGCCGCAGGTGCTGGCGCAGTTCGCGCACAAGCGCATGGAGCGCAACCTCATCGCCACCTCGCCCCTGTTCCAGCCCATGCCCGAGTCCGAGCGCGCCGCGCTCCTGCAGCGCTTCGACTTCCGCGCCTTGCCGCCCGGGGAGAAGGTGCTGGTGGAGGGTGAGCACTCCCCGGGCCTCTTCCTCGTGCTGGCGGGTGAGCTGGTGGTGCAGAAGGAGGACCCCGCGGGCGGCATCGTGCGCCTGGGCGTGCTGCGCGAGGGCGAGGTGGCCGGGGAGATCTCCCTGCTCACGGGCCTGCGCGCCACGGCCACCGTGGTGTCCGCGCGCAAGACGGCCGCCGCCTTCCTCGCGCGCGCGGCCTTCCATGATCTGGTGAAGCAGTACCCGCACATCCAGAAGTACCTCGAGCAGCTGTCCGACCGCCGGCTCAAGCAGATCGGCGAGGCGCTGCGGCCCGCGGAGATCCTCGACGCGGACGAGCTGCTGGAAGTGGATGCGCCGGGCACCGGGAGCGTGGG